Proteins found in one Pontibacter sp. SGAir0037 genomic segment:
- a CDS encoding multidrug efflux SMR transporter yields the protein MNTAWFYLILAGLCEIGWAFGLKYSEGFTKVGASIVTVVVMILSFVLLSQAMRTLPLGTAYAIWTGIGAAGTAILGMFFMNEPKDMMRILCLLLIIAGVIGLKFFSEGKG from the coding sequence ATGAATACAGCTTGGTTTTACCTGATTTTAGCGGGACTCTGCGAAATAGGATGGGCATTTGGGTTAAAGTACAGCGAAGGATTTACCAAGGTTGGTGCCAGCATTGTTACAGTAGTTGTGATGATTCTGAGCTTTGTTCTGCTTTCGCAGGCCATGAGAACATTGCCCTTAGGTACAGCTTATGCCATCTGGACAGGTATTGGTGCTGCTGGTACGGCTATATTGGGTATGTTTTTTATGAATGAGCCCAAAGACATGATGCGCATACTCTGTTTGCTTTTAATTATAGCGGGAGTTATCGGGCTCAAGTTTTTTTCAGAAGGCAAAGGCTAA